The Panicum hallii strain FIL2 chromosome 9, PHallii_v3.1, whole genome shotgun sequence genome has a window encoding:
- the LOC112872962 gene encoding collagen alpha-1(VII) chain-like isoform X2 has product MIVAELVLYFSCTAAPRVLVKSRLFLKQGRRESAACFPGQLLYPGGSGVVYILRAHLVLGLVVGAQLALKKPGSRERGLGQGGGRSRSSLEEEEAAGRHGTATDDAAAAARGDRRKDRGGRPVRHVRRPAAADQEDSDEAEGLLMDHEAALLQMQAAGERHRPRHGRQAVRDGGHRQGARRADAHAGPRPLPAMERVLPHLLRARRQQHHLHRQGRQRRRRHAHRPRLPAHQGRRRRPEGGAVARHLRREAPAPGGRRQDTRPAPVHGRRRGPGRRLGHRRRHRRVQGRPAHLLRAAPRLPGAAVRGRAHRRRLRAACPARRRQDVRAAPVLGGRVRGDQRRPADGVHRRVVREHRRPAGARPAAAIVGDARPAAHPEGRRGRHGADAGVGRPDVDGARPDQARRADGHARRGHGGLLPRHEGALRALPAESRQGPELRAGRRDGHHVHAPPEDGDRRRRRQPGAEHAGPRELPRRHRPVRREVRHAGAPAVPHAGHHAQQGLPPAQLPRRVHQKGRAQGAVARRPLPRRGPGGVGRARELRAAVAEAGERRQPPGHAGQRVGVARGGRRRRVLERAGVQVHRRRRGGGVPGEPRRGRGARPCKREGPCDRAQHPGRVHPRHPPRAGLHLHREPVLSGELLRVAAERRRDGGGHQRAAPHPKGAVAQDREQDRGRRAVRRVRGGALVAGGRAGERLRAGHSGLAAPHHGDDVQGHHAGHPSQGTPGRPQGLPHLLLPRQPRGAEPRRVRAAGAPGPRHRLREGAAGQALHDLRPRQDDDSRRRVRHRGVGQHQPALHGRRPRHGDRDGRVPTELPGDQEPPGEGAGPRLPGRAVAGAPGAGRGGGGGRPPPPTVEPGLRAQDEPGGAAVLGHVRERHVPGRPPWAPHGVPGRCGRRGQDHRDDTAIPGHQGEGARRQVQRPPAHPHHMI; this is encoded by the exons ATGATCGTTGCCGAACTTGTCCTTTACTTTTCCTGCACTGCTGCTCCCCGCGTGCTCGTGAAGTCACG ATTGTTCTTGAAGCAAGGAAGGAGGGAAAGCGCAG CGTGCTTTCCTGGGCAGCTGCTTTATCCGGGCGGGAGTGGGGTAGTATATATACTGCGCGCGCACCTTGTTCTTGGCCTCGTCGTCGGGGCTCAGCTCGCTCTGAAGAAGCCAGGAAGTAGAGAGCGAGGGCTAGGCCAAGGCGGCGGAAGATCGAGGAGCTCgctcgaagaagaagaagccgccGGACGCCATGGAACAGCCACAGACGACGCAGCTGCTGCTGCACGGGGTGATCGACGCAAGGATCGTGGCGGCCGACCTGTCCGTCACGTCAGACGGCCAGCTGCAGCCGACCAAGAAG ATTCAGATGAAGCGGAAGGTCTTCTCATGGATCATGAAGCTGCCCTTCTGCAAATGCAAG CCGCTGGAGAACGCCATCGGCCTCGGCATGGACGGCAAGCTGTACGCGACGGTGGACATCGACAAGGCGCGCGTCGGGCGGACGCGCATGCTGGACCCCGTCCACTCCCCGCGATGGAACGAGTCCTTCCTCATCTACTGCGCGCACGACGCCAGCAACATCATCTTCACCGTCAAGGCCGACAACGCCGTCGGCGCCACGCTCATCGGCCGCGCCTACCTGCCCACCAAGGACGTCGTCGCCGGCCGGAAGGTGGAGCGGTGGCTCGACATCTGCGACGAGAAGCGCCAGCCCCTGGGGGGCGGAGACAAGATACACGTCCAGCTCCAGTTCACGGACGTCGCCGCGGACCCGGAAGGCGGCTGGGGCACCGGCGTCGGCACCGCCGCGTACAGGGGCGTCCCGCGCACCTTCTTCGAGCAGCGCCGCGGCTGCCGGGTGCGGCTGTACGAGGACGCGCACATCGCCGACGGCTTCGTGCCGCGTGTCCAGCTCGCCGGCGGCAGGATGTACGAGCCGCGCCGGTGCTGGGTGGACGTGTTCGAGGCGATCAACGCCGCCCGGCGGATGGTGTACATCGCCGGGTGGTCCGTGAACACCGACGTCCAGCTGGTGCGCGACCCGCGGCAGCCATCGTCGGAGACGCTCGGCCAGCTGCTCATCCGGAAGGCCGACGAGGGCGTCACGGTGCTGATGCTGGTGTGGGACGACCGGACGTCGATGGGGCTCGGCCCGATCAAGCGCGACGGGCTGATGGCCACGCACGACGAGGACACGGCGGGCTTCTTCCGCGGCACGAAGGTGCACTGCGTGCTCTGCCCGCGGAATCCCGACAAGGACCGGAGCTACGTGCAGGACGTCGAGACGGCCACCATGTTCACGCACCACCAGAAGACGGTGatcgtcgacggcggcggcagccaggGGCCGAACACGCCGGGCCTCGTGAGCTTCCTCGGCGGCATCGACCTGTGCGACGGGAGGTACGACACGCAGGAGCACCCGCTGTTCCGCACGCTGGGCACCACGCACAACAAGGACTTCCACCAGCCCAACTTCCCCGGCGCGTCCATCAAAAAGGGCGGGCCCAGGGAGCCGTGGCACGACGTCCACTGCCGCGTCGAGGGCCCGGCGGCGTGGGACGTGCTCGAGAACTTCGAGCAGCGGTGGCGGAAGCAGGGGAGCGGCGACAACCTCCTGGTCACGCTGGACAAAGGGTGGGCGTCGCGCGAGGCGGCCGACGACGCCGAGTCCTGGAACGTGCAGGTGTTCAGGTCcatcgacggcggcgcggcggcggggttcCCGGAGAACCCCGACGaggccgcggcgcgcggccttGTAAGCGGGAAGGACCATGTGATCGAGCGCAGCATCCAGGACGCGTACATCCACGCCATCCGCCGCGCGCGGGACTTCATCTACATCGAGAACCAGTACTTTCTGGGGAGCTCCTACGCGTGGCGGCAGAACGACGGCGTGACGGTGGAGGCCATCAACGCGCTGCACCTCATCCCAAAGGAGCTGTCGCTCAAGATCGTGAGCAAGAtcgaggccggcgagcggttCGCCGTGTACGTGGTGGTGCCCTTGTGGCCGGAGGGCGTGCCGGAGAGCGGCTCCGTGCAGGCCATTCTGGACTGGCAGCGCCGCACCATGGAGATGATGTACAAGGACATCACGCTGGCCATCCGAGCCAAGGGACTCCAGGCCGACCCCAGGGACTACCTCACCTTCTTCTGCCTCGGCAACCGCGAGGCGCCGAGCCCCGGCGAGTACGCGCCGCCGGAGCGCCCGGACCCCGACACCGACTACGAGAGGGCGCAGCAGGCCAGGCGCTTCATGATCTACGTCCACGCCAAGACGATGATAG TCGACGACGAGTACGTCATCGTGGGGTCGGCCAACATCAACCAGCGCTCCATGGACGGCGGCCGCGACACGGAGATCGCGATGGGCGCGTACCAACCGAGCTACCTGGCGACCAGGAACCGCCCGGCGAGGGGGCAGGTCCACGGCTTCCGGGTCGCGCTGTGGCAGGAGCACCTGGggcaggccgcggcggcgggggcgggagaCCTCCTCCTCCGACCGTCGAGCCTGGCTTGCGTGCGCAGGATGAACCAGGTGGCGCAGCAGTACTGGGACATGTTCGCGAGCGACACGTTCCAGGGCGACCTCCCTGGGCACCTCATGGCGTACCCGGTCGTTGTGGGCGACGAGGGCAAGATCACCGGGATGACACAGCAATTCCCGGACACCAAGGCGAAGGTGCTCGGCGGCAAGTCCAACGTCCTCCCGCCCATCCTCACCACATGATTTAG
- the LOC112872962 gene encoding collagen alpha-1(VII) chain-like isoform X1: MIVAELVLYFSCTAAPRVLVKSRLFLKQGRRESAACFPGQLLYPGGSGVVYILRAHLVLGLVVGAQLALKKPGSRERGLGQGGGRSRSSLEEEEAAGRHGTATDDAAAAARGDRRKDRGGRPVRHVRRPAAADQEDSDEAEGLLMDHEAALLQMQAAAGERHRPRHGRQAVRDGGHRQGARRADAHAGPRPLPAMERVLPHLLRARRQQHHLHRQGRQRRRRHAHRPRLPAHQGRRRRPEGGAVARHLRREAPAPGGRRQDTRPAPVHGRRRGPGRRLGHRRRHRRVQGRPAHLLRAAPRLPGAAVRGRAHRRRLRAACPARRRQDVRAAPVLGGRVRGDQRRPADGVHRRVVREHRRPAGARPAAAIVGDARPAAHPEGRRGRHGADAGVGRPDVDGARPDQARRADGHARRGHGGLLPRHEGALRALPAESRQGPELRAGRRDGHHVHAPPEDGDRRRRRQPGAEHAGPRELPRRHRPVRREVRHAGAPAVPHAGHHAQQGLPPAQLPRRVHQKGRAQGAVARRPLPRRGPGGVGRARELRAAVAEAGERRQPPGHAGQRVGVARGGRRRRVLERAGVQVHRRRRGGGVPGEPRRGRGARPCKREGPCDRAQHPGRVHPRHPPRAGLHLHREPVLSGELLRVAAERRRDGGGHQRAAPHPKGAVAQDREQDRGRRAVRRVRGGALVAGGRAGERLRAGHSGLAAPHHGDDVQGHHAGHPSQGTPGRPQGLPHLLLPRQPRGAEPRRVRAAGAPGPRHRLREGAAGQALHDLRPRQDDDSRRRVRHRGVGQHQPALHGRRPRHGDRDGRVPTELPGDQEPPGEGAGPRLPGRAVAGAPGAGRGGGGGRPPPPTVEPGLRAQDEPGGAAVLGHVRERHVPGRPPWAPHGVPGRCGRRGQDHRDDTAIPGHQGEGARRQVQRPPAHPHHMI; this comes from the exons ATGATCGTTGCCGAACTTGTCCTTTACTTTTCCTGCACTGCTGCTCCCCGCGTGCTCGTGAAGTCACG ATTGTTCTTGAAGCAAGGAAGGAGGGAAAGCGCAG CGTGCTTTCCTGGGCAGCTGCTTTATCCGGGCGGGAGTGGGGTAGTATATATACTGCGCGCGCACCTTGTTCTTGGCCTCGTCGTCGGGGCTCAGCTCGCTCTGAAGAAGCCAGGAAGTAGAGAGCGAGGGCTAGGCCAAGGCGGCGGAAGATCGAGGAGCTCgctcgaagaagaagaagccgccGGACGCCATGGAACAGCCACAGACGACGCAGCTGCTGCTGCACGGGGTGATCGACGCAAGGATCGTGGCGGCCGACCTGTCCGTCACGTCAGACGGCCAGCTGCAGCCGACCAAGAAG ATTCAGATGAAGCGGAAGGTCTTCTCATGGATCATGAAGCTGCCCTTCTGCAAATGCAAG CAGCCGCTGGAGAACGCCATCGGCCTCGGCATGGACGGCAAGCTGTACGCGACGGTGGACATCGACAAGGCGCGCGTCGGGCGGACGCGCATGCTGGACCCCGTCCACTCCCCGCGATGGAACGAGTCCTTCCTCATCTACTGCGCGCACGACGCCAGCAACATCATCTTCACCGTCAAGGCCGACAACGCCGTCGGCGCCACGCTCATCGGCCGCGCCTACCTGCCCACCAAGGACGTCGTCGCCGGCCGGAAGGTGGAGCGGTGGCTCGACATCTGCGACGAGAAGCGCCAGCCCCTGGGGGGCGGAGACAAGATACACGTCCAGCTCCAGTTCACGGACGTCGCCGCGGACCCGGAAGGCGGCTGGGGCACCGGCGTCGGCACCGCCGCGTACAGGGGCGTCCCGCGCACCTTCTTCGAGCAGCGCCGCGGCTGCCGGGTGCGGCTGTACGAGGACGCGCACATCGCCGACGGCTTCGTGCCGCGTGTCCAGCTCGCCGGCGGCAGGATGTACGAGCCGCGCCGGTGCTGGGTGGACGTGTTCGAGGCGATCAACGCCGCCCGGCGGATGGTGTACATCGCCGGGTGGTCCGTGAACACCGACGTCCAGCTGGTGCGCGACCCGCGGCAGCCATCGTCGGAGACGCTCGGCCAGCTGCTCATCCGGAAGGCCGACGAGGGCGTCACGGTGCTGATGCTGGTGTGGGACGACCGGACGTCGATGGGGCTCGGCCCGATCAAGCGCGACGGGCTGATGGCCACGCACGACGAGGACACGGCGGGCTTCTTCCGCGGCACGAAGGTGCACTGCGTGCTCTGCCCGCGGAATCCCGACAAGGACCGGAGCTACGTGCAGGACGTCGAGACGGCCACCATGTTCACGCACCACCAGAAGACGGTGatcgtcgacggcggcggcagccaggGGCCGAACACGCCGGGCCTCGTGAGCTTCCTCGGCGGCATCGACCTGTGCGACGGGAGGTACGACACGCAGGAGCACCCGCTGTTCCGCACGCTGGGCACCACGCACAACAAGGACTTCCACCAGCCCAACTTCCCCGGCGCGTCCATCAAAAAGGGCGGGCCCAGGGAGCCGTGGCACGACGTCCACTGCCGCGTCGAGGGCCCGGCGGCGTGGGACGTGCTCGAGAACTTCGAGCAGCGGTGGCGGAAGCAGGGGAGCGGCGACAACCTCCTGGTCACGCTGGACAAAGGGTGGGCGTCGCGCGAGGCGGCCGACGACGCCGAGTCCTGGAACGTGCAGGTGTTCAGGTCcatcgacggcggcgcggcggcggggttcCCGGAGAACCCCGACGaggccgcggcgcgcggccttGTAAGCGGGAAGGACCATGTGATCGAGCGCAGCATCCAGGACGCGTACATCCACGCCATCCGCCGCGCGCGGGACTTCATCTACATCGAGAACCAGTACTTTCTGGGGAGCTCCTACGCGTGGCGGCAGAACGACGGCGTGACGGTGGAGGCCATCAACGCGCTGCACCTCATCCCAAAGGAGCTGTCGCTCAAGATCGTGAGCAAGAtcgaggccggcgagcggttCGCCGTGTACGTGGTGGTGCCCTTGTGGCCGGAGGGCGTGCCGGAGAGCGGCTCCGTGCAGGCCATTCTGGACTGGCAGCGCCGCACCATGGAGATGATGTACAAGGACATCACGCTGGCCATCCGAGCCAAGGGACTCCAGGCCGACCCCAGGGACTACCTCACCTTCTTCTGCCTCGGCAACCGCGAGGCGCCGAGCCCCGGCGAGTACGCGCCGCCGGAGCGCCCGGACCCCGACACCGACTACGAGAGGGCGCAGCAGGCCAGGCGCTTCATGATCTACGTCCACGCCAAGACGATGATAG TCGACGACGAGTACGTCATCGTGGGGTCGGCCAACATCAACCAGCGCTCCATGGACGGCGGCCGCGACACGGAGATCGCGATGGGCGCGTACCAACCGAGCTACCTGGCGACCAGGAACCGCCCGGCGAGGGGGCAGGTCCACGGCTTCCGGGTCGCGCTGTGGCAGGAGCACCTGGggcaggccgcggcggcgggggcgggagaCCTCCTCCTCCGACCGTCGAGCCTGGCTTGCGTGCGCAGGATGAACCAGGTGGCGCAGCAGTACTGGGACATGTTCGCGAGCGACACGTTCCAGGGCGACCTCCCTGGGCACCTCATGGCGTACCCGGTCGTTGTGGGCGACGAGGGCAAGATCACCGGGATGACACAGCAATTCCCGGACACCAAGGCGAAGGTGCTCGGCGGCAAGTCCAACGTCCTCCCGCCCATCCTCACCACATGATTTAG
- the LOC112872962 gene encoding phospholipase D alpha 1-like isoform X4: MEQPQTTQLLLHGVIDARIVAADLSVTSDGQLQPTKKIQMKRKVFSWIMKLPFCKCKPLENAIGLGMDGKLYATVDIDKARVGRTRMLDPVHSPRWNESFLIYCAHDASNIIFTVKADNAVGATLIGRAYLPTKDVVAGRKVERWLDICDEKRQPLGGGDKIHVQLQFTDVAADPEGGWGTGVGTAAYRGVPRTFFEQRRGCRVRLYEDAHIADGFVPRVQLAGGRMYEPRRCWVDVFEAINAARRMVYIAGWSVNTDVQLVRDPRQPSSETLGQLLIRKADEGVTVLMLVWDDRTSMGLGPIKRDGLMATHDEDTAGFFRGTKVHCVLCPRNPDKDRSYVQDVETATMFTHHQKTVIVDGGGSQGPNTPGLVSFLGGIDLCDGRYDTQEHPLFRTLGTTHNKDFHQPNFPGASIKKGGPREPWHDVHCRVEGPAAWDVLENFEQRWRKQGSGDNLLVTLDKGWASREAADDAESWNVQVFRSIDGGAAAGFPENPDEAAARGLVSGKDHVIERSIQDAYIHAIRRARDFIYIENQYFLGSSYAWRQNDGVTVEAINALHLIPKELSLKIVSKIEAGERFAVYVVVPLWPEGVPESGSVQAILDWQRRTMEMMYKDITLAIRAKGLQADPRDYLTFFCLGNREAPSPGEYAPPERPDPDTDYERAQQARRFMIYVHAKTMIVDDEYVIVGSANINQRSMDGGRDTEIAMGAYQPSYLATRNRPARGQVHGFRVALWQEHLGQAAAAGAGDLLLRPSSLACVRRMNQVAQQYWDMFASDTFQGDLPGHLMAYPVVVGDEGKITGMTQQFPDTKAKVLGGKSNVLPPILTT; the protein is encoded by the exons ATGGAACAGCCACAGACGACGCAGCTGCTGCTGCACGGGGTGATCGACGCAAGGATCGTGGCGGCCGACCTGTCCGTCACGTCAGACGGCCAGCTGCAGCCGACCAAGAAG ATTCAGATGAAGCGGAAGGTCTTCTCATGGATCATGAAGCTGCCCTTCTGCAAATGCAAG CCGCTGGAGAACGCCATCGGCCTCGGCATGGACGGCAAGCTGTACGCGACGGTGGACATCGACAAGGCGCGCGTCGGGCGGACGCGCATGCTGGACCCCGTCCACTCCCCGCGATGGAACGAGTCCTTCCTCATCTACTGCGCGCACGACGCCAGCAACATCATCTTCACCGTCAAGGCCGACAACGCCGTCGGCGCCACGCTCATCGGCCGCGCCTACCTGCCCACCAAGGACGTCGTCGCCGGCCGGAAGGTGGAGCGGTGGCTCGACATCTGCGACGAGAAGCGCCAGCCCCTGGGGGGCGGAGACAAGATACACGTCCAGCTCCAGTTCACGGACGTCGCCGCGGACCCGGAAGGCGGCTGGGGCACCGGCGTCGGCACCGCCGCGTACAGGGGCGTCCCGCGCACCTTCTTCGAGCAGCGCCGCGGCTGCCGGGTGCGGCTGTACGAGGACGCGCACATCGCCGACGGCTTCGTGCCGCGTGTCCAGCTCGCCGGCGGCAGGATGTACGAGCCGCGCCGGTGCTGGGTGGACGTGTTCGAGGCGATCAACGCCGCCCGGCGGATGGTGTACATCGCCGGGTGGTCCGTGAACACCGACGTCCAGCTGGTGCGCGACCCGCGGCAGCCATCGTCGGAGACGCTCGGCCAGCTGCTCATCCGGAAGGCCGACGAGGGCGTCACGGTGCTGATGCTGGTGTGGGACGACCGGACGTCGATGGGGCTCGGCCCGATCAAGCGCGACGGGCTGATGGCCACGCACGACGAGGACACGGCGGGCTTCTTCCGCGGCACGAAGGTGCACTGCGTGCTCTGCCCGCGGAATCCCGACAAGGACCGGAGCTACGTGCAGGACGTCGAGACGGCCACCATGTTCACGCACCACCAGAAGACGGTGatcgtcgacggcggcggcagccaggGGCCGAACACGCCGGGCCTCGTGAGCTTCCTCGGCGGCATCGACCTGTGCGACGGGAGGTACGACACGCAGGAGCACCCGCTGTTCCGCACGCTGGGCACCACGCACAACAAGGACTTCCACCAGCCCAACTTCCCCGGCGCGTCCATCAAAAAGGGCGGGCCCAGGGAGCCGTGGCACGACGTCCACTGCCGCGTCGAGGGCCCGGCGGCGTGGGACGTGCTCGAGAACTTCGAGCAGCGGTGGCGGAAGCAGGGGAGCGGCGACAACCTCCTGGTCACGCTGGACAAAGGGTGGGCGTCGCGCGAGGCGGCCGACGACGCCGAGTCCTGGAACGTGCAGGTGTTCAGGTCcatcgacggcggcgcggcggcggggttcCCGGAGAACCCCGACGaggccgcggcgcgcggccttGTAAGCGGGAAGGACCATGTGATCGAGCGCAGCATCCAGGACGCGTACATCCACGCCATCCGCCGCGCGCGGGACTTCATCTACATCGAGAACCAGTACTTTCTGGGGAGCTCCTACGCGTGGCGGCAGAACGACGGCGTGACGGTGGAGGCCATCAACGCGCTGCACCTCATCCCAAAGGAGCTGTCGCTCAAGATCGTGAGCAAGAtcgaggccggcgagcggttCGCCGTGTACGTGGTGGTGCCCTTGTGGCCGGAGGGCGTGCCGGAGAGCGGCTCCGTGCAGGCCATTCTGGACTGGCAGCGCCGCACCATGGAGATGATGTACAAGGACATCACGCTGGCCATCCGAGCCAAGGGACTCCAGGCCGACCCCAGGGACTACCTCACCTTCTTCTGCCTCGGCAACCGCGAGGCGCCGAGCCCCGGCGAGTACGCGCCGCCGGAGCGCCCGGACCCCGACACCGACTACGAGAGGGCGCAGCAGGCCAGGCGCTTCATGATCTACGTCCACGCCAAGACGATGATAG TCGACGACGAGTACGTCATCGTGGGGTCGGCCAACATCAACCAGCGCTCCATGGACGGCGGCCGCGACACGGAGATCGCGATGGGCGCGTACCAACCGAGCTACCTGGCGACCAGGAACCGCCCGGCGAGGGGGCAGGTCCACGGCTTCCGGGTCGCGCTGTGGCAGGAGCACCTGGggcaggccgcggcggcgggggcgggagaCCTCCTCCTCCGACCGTCGAGCCTGGCTTGCGTGCGCAGGATGAACCAGGTGGCGCAGCAGTACTGGGACATGTTCGCGAGCGACACGTTCCAGGGCGACCTCCCTGGGCACCTCATGGCGTACCCGGTCGTTGTGGGCGACGAGGGCAAGATCACCGGGATGACACAGCAATTCCCGGACACCAAGGCGAAGGTGCTCGGCGGCAAGTCCAACGTCCTCCCGCCCATCCTCACCACATGA
- the LOC112872962 gene encoding phospholipase D alpha 1-like isoform X3, with translation MEQPQTTQLLLHGVIDARIVAADLSVTSDGQLQPTKKIQMKRKVFSWIMKLPFCKCKQPLENAIGLGMDGKLYATVDIDKARVGRTRMLDPVHSPRWNESFLIYCAHDASNIIFTVKADNAVGATLIGRAYLPTKDVVAGRKVERWLDICDEKRQPLGGGDKIHVQLQFTDVAADPEGGWGTGVGTAAYRGVPRTFFEQRRGCRVRLYEDAHIADGFVPRVQLAGGRMYEPRRCWVDVFEAINAARRMVYIAGWSVNTDVQLVRDPRQPSSETLGQLLIRKADEGVTVLMLVWDDRTSMGLGPIKRDGLMATHDEDTAGFFRGTKVHCVLCPRNPDKDRSYVQDVETATMFTHHQKTVIVDGGGSQGPNTPGLVSFLGGIDLCDGRYDTQEHPLFRTLGTTHNKDFHQPNFPGASIKKGGPREPWHDVHCRVEGPAAWDVLENFEQRWRKQGSGDNLLVTLDKGWASREAADDAESWNVQVFRSIDGGAAAGFPENPDEAAARGLVSGKDHVIERSIQDAYIHAIRRARDFIYIENQYFLGSSYAWRQNDGVTVEAINALHLIPKELSLKIVSKIEAGERFAVYVVVPLWPEGVPESGSVQAILDWQRRTMEMMYKDITLAIRAKGLQADPRDYLTFFCLGNREAPSPGEYAPPERPDPDTDYERAQQARRFMIYVHAKTMIVDDEYVIVGSANINQRSMDGGRDTEIAMGAYQPSYLATRNRPARGQVHGFRVALWQEHLGQAAAAGAGDLLLRPSSLACVRRMNQVAQQYWDMFASDTFQGDLPGHLMAYPVVVGDEGKITGMTQQFPDTKAKVLGGKSNVLPPILTT, from the exons ATGGAACAGCCACAGACGACGCAGCTGCTGCTGCACGGGGTGATCGACGCAAGGATCGTGGCGGCCGACCTGTCCGTCACGTCAGACGGCCAGCTGCAGCCGACCAAGAAG ATTCAGATGAAGCGGAAGGTCTTCTCATGGATCATGAAGCTGCCCTTCTGCAAATGCAAG CAGCCGCTGGAGAACGCCATCGGCCTCGGCATGGACGGCAAGCTGTACGCGACGGTGGACATCGACAAGGCGCGCGTCGGGCGGACGCGCATGCTGGACCCCGTCCACTCCCCGCGATGGAACGAGTCCTTCCTCATCTACTGCGCGCACGACGCCAGCAACATCATCTTCACCGTCAAGGCCGACAACGCCGTCGGCGCCACGCTCATCGGCCGCGCCTACCTGCCCACCAAGGACGTCGTCGCCGGCCGGAAGGTGGAGCGGTGGCTCGACATCTGCGACGAGAAGCGCCAGCCCCTGGGGGGCGGAGACAAGATACACGTCCAGCTCCAGTTCACGGACGTCGCCGCGGACCCGGAAGGCGGCTGGGGCACCGGCGTCGGCACCGCCGCGTACAGGGGCGTCCCGCGCACCTTCTTCGAGCAGCGCCGCGGCTGCCGGGTGCGGCTGTACGAGGACGCGCACATCGCCGACGGCTTCGTGCCGCGTGTCCAGCTCGCCGGCGGCAGGATGTACGAGCCGCGCCGGTGCTGGGTGGACGTGTTCGAGGCGATCAACGCCGCCCGGCGGATGGTGTACATCGCCGGGTGGTCCGTGAACACCGACGTCCAGCTGGTGCGCGACCCGCGGCAGCCATCGTCGGAGACGCTCGGCCAGCTGCTCATCCGGAAGGCCGACGAGGGCGTCACGGTGCTGATGCTGGTGTGGGACGACCGGACGTCGATGGGGCTCGGCCCGATCAAGCGCGACGGGCTGATGGCCACGCACGACGAGGACACGGCGGGCTTCTTCCGCGGCACGAAGGTGCACTGCGTGCTCTGCCCGCGGAATCCCGACAAGGACCGGAGCTACGTGCAGGACGTCGAGACGGCCACCATGTTCACGCACCACCAGAAGACGGTGatcgtcgacggcggcggcagccaggGGCCGAACACGCCGGGCCTCGTGAGCTTCCTCGGCGGCATCGACCTGTGCGACGGGAGGTACGACACGCAGGAGCACCCGCTGTTCCGCACGCTGGGCACCACGCACAACAAGGACTTCCACCAGCCCAACTTCCCCGGCGCGTCCATCAAAAAGGGCGGGCCCAGGGAGCCGTGGCACGACGTCCACTGCCGCGTCGAGGGCCCGGCGGCGTGGGACGTGCTCGAGAACTTCGAGCAGCGGTGGCGGAAGCAGGGGAGCGGCGACAACCTCCTGGTCACGCTGGACAAAGGGTGGGCGTCGCGCGAGGCGGCCGACGACGCCGAGTCCTGGAACGTGCAGGTGTTCAGGTCcatcgacggcggcgcggcggcggggttcCCGGAGAACCCCGACGaggccgcggcgcgcggccttGTAAGCGGGAAGGACCATGTGATCGAGCGCAGCATCCAGGACGCGTACATCCACGCCATCCGCCGCGCGCGGGACTTCATCTACATCGAGAACCAGTACTTTCTGGGGAGCTCCTACGCGTGGCGGCAGAACGACGGCGTGACGGTGGAGGCCATCAACGCGCTGCACCTCATCCCAAAGGAGCTGTCGCTCAAGATCGTGAGCAAGAtcgaggccggcgagcggttCGCCGTGTACGTGGTGGTGCCCTTGTGGCCGGAGGGCGTGCCGGAGAGCGGCTCCGTGCAGGCCATTCTGGACTGGCAGCGCCGCACCATGGAGATGATGTACAAGGACATCACGCTGGCCATCCGAGCCAAGGGACTCCAGGCCGACCCCAGGGACTACCTCACCTTCTTCTGCCTCGGCAACCGCGAGGCGCCGAGCCCCGGCGAGTACGCGCCGCCGGAGCGCCCGGACCCCGACACCGACTACGAGAGGGCGCAGCAGGCCAGGCGCTTCATGATCTACGTCCACGCCAAGACGATGATAG TCGACGACGAGTACGTCATCGTGGGGTCGGCCAACATCAACCAGCGCTCCATGGACGGCGGCCGCGACACGGAGATCGCGATGGGCGCGTACCAACCGAGCTACCTGGCGACCAGGAACCGCCCGGCGAGGGGGCAGGTCCACGGCTTCCGGGTCGCGCTGTGGCAGGAGCACCTGGggcaggccgcggcggcgggggcgggagaCCTCCTCCTCCGACCGTCGAGCCTGGCTTGCGTGCGCAGGATGAACCAGGTGGCGCAGCAGTACTGGGACATGTTCGCGAGCGACACGTTCCAGGGCGACCTCCCTGGGCACCTCATGGCGTACCCGGTCGTTGTGGGCGACGAGGGCAAGATCACCGGGATGACACAGCAATTCCCGGACACCAAGGCGAAGGTGCTCGGCGGCAAGTCCAACGTCCTCCCGCCCATCCTCACCACATGA